From the genome of Bacteroidota bacterium:
AAATTTTTGGCATCCTCCGCGATTTGGAAAAGAATGACAATCTTCGTCAGCTGAACGGCAACGTCCAACTTTCCACATGCGAGATTACGGATTTCCAATCCATCTTTAAAGTGATTAAAGAAATCAAGCCGGATGTTATTTTCCACGTTGCCGGGCAAGCGTTTGTTCCGAGTTCATTTGAACACGCTGCAGAAACATTTAAGACAAATGTGATCGGTACGATTAATATTTTTGAAGCGGTGAAGGCAAGCGAAATTTCTCCCCGTATTATCGTCGTCACATCGGGCGAAGTCTATGGCGAAACATTCGGATTACCAATGCTCCATACGGAACAGTCAATTCCACAGCCGGTAAATCCATATGCTGCGAGCAAAACGAGCGTTGACTATATTGCTCAAACGTATAAAAAATATGAAGGGCTTAATATTGTTATTGCCCGTCCCTTCAATCACACCGGTCCCCGTCAAAAGCCGAATTTCGTCTGCTCTTCACTAGCAAAACAGATCGTCACGATCCAAAAATCAAAAGCCCCAAAAATATTACGGGTTGGAAATATTAAAGCACGCCGCGATTTTACCGACGTTCGGGATATTGCACGTGGTTATTGGATGTTATCGGAAATTGACAATAAGCATAATTATATTTTTAATTTGTGTTCCGGGAAGATCTTTGCAATTGAAGAGATCATAAAATTATATGAAGAAATTCTTGGAGAAAAATTTGAATTGAATGTTGAACCAAAACGCCTGCGTGGTTATGATATTCAATTGCTTGCCGGCAATGCAAGTGCCATCAATCACTCGATTGGGTGGAAGGCAGAAATTCCGCTGAAAAAAACATTAACCGATCTTTTAGAATATTGGAATCATAAGGAAAACTAATCATGGCAAAGGTAGCATTACTCACAGGAATCACAGGACAAGACGGATCATATTTAGCAGAGTTGCTTCTTGAAAAAGGATACGAAGTCCATGGGATGATCCGCCGGAGTAGTTCGTTCAATACCGGTCGCATCGACCATATCTATAATGATCCGAAATTTGCCGGGTCAAAATTTTTTCTGCATTACGGCGATGTAACCGATACGAGCAACATTAACCGTTTGCTGGAAAAGATCGAGCCGCATGAGATCTATAACCTTGCCGCACAGAGCCATGTGAAAGTATCCTTTGAAGTGCCGGAATACACAGCCGAAGTTGACGCAGTAGGAACACTTCGATTCCTTGACGCAATCCGTGAAACAGGAATTACCACAAAATTTTACCAAGCTTCCACGAGTGAGCTTTACGGAAAAGTTCAAGAAATTCCACAAACAGAAAAAACTCCATTCTATCCAAGAAGTCCATACGGTGTTGCCAAATTATATGGATACTGGATCATAGTGAACTACCGTGAAGCGTATAACATCTTTGCCTGCAACGGTATTTTGTTTAATCATGAATCTCCCCGTCGCGGAGAGACCTTTGTAACACGAAAGAT
Proteins encoded in this window:
- the gmd gene encoding GDP-mannose 4,6-dehydratase, whose product is MAKVALLTGITGQDGSYLAELLLEKGYEVHGMIRRSSSFNTGRIDHIYNDPKFAGSKFFLHYGDVTDTSNINRLLEKIEPHEIYNLAAQSHVKVSFEVPEYTAEVDAVGTLRFLDAIRETGITTKFYQASTSELYGKVQEIPQTEKTPFYPRSPYGVAKLYGYWIIVNYREAYNIFACNGILFNHESPRRGETFVTRKITMAAAKIKLGLQDTLTLGNLNSKRDWGFAKEYVEGMWRMLQLDKPEDFVLATGETHEVRKFVEAAFNELGIELRWEGAAENEKGIDKKTGKVLVSVDPKYYRPTEVDLLIGDASKAKQKLGWEATTKFADLARLMAKADYELVKKRGY
- a CDS encoding GDP-mannose 4,6-dehydratase encodes the protein MKVLITGIGGFAGSHLADYIAANTSAEIFGILRDLEKNDNLRQLNGNVQLSTCEITDFQSIFKVIKEIKPDVIFHVAGQAFVPSSFEHAAETFKTNVIGTINIFEAVKASEISPRIIVVTSGEVYGETFGLPMLHTEQSIPQPVNPYAASKTSVDYIAQTYKKYEGLNIVIARPFNHTGPRQKPNFVCSSLAKQIVTIQKSKAPKILRVGNIKARRDFTDVRDIARGYWMLSEIDNKHNYIFNLCSGKIFAIEEIIKLYEEILGEKFELNVEPKRLRGYDIQLLAGNASAINHSIGWKAEIPLKKTLTDLLEYWNHKEN